The genomic window GCCGAAAACGAGTGTCGGTCGATCGATCTCCTCGAGCCGGTCCCGGCTATCGAACTCGTGCGCGAACTCGAGCGAGCGCCAGACGTCGGCGGGCTCCGCGGGTCGCGGTTGAAGGAATCGGCCGACGGTCTGGATGGTCGGCGGGTAGGTGATCGCTCGAGCGTCGGAAAACATCACGGCGGCGAGCCCCGAGCGGATCGACGCCCAGTCGTGCTCGCGGGCGTGGCGTTCGAACTCCCGAACCGTCGACTCCGCGTCGTCAGCGATGCGGGCGGTGCTGTTCGCGAGGACGAGGCGGTCGACGAGATCCGGCCGCCGGCGGGCCAGTTCCTGCGCGATCAGTCCGCCCATCGAGACGCCGATCACGTCGACCGCCTCGTTCCCGTCCGCGATCTCCGCGAACGCCCGTTCGTGCGAGT from Natrinema versiforme includes these protein-coding regions:
- a CDS encoding alpha/beta fold hydrolase — its product is MRSDTGELPGSHPYVRTGTGRSSRALVVLPGIGDAMFSGTYPSFSGWGLAPYFARYLDEYTVYVLSRPRGLPAGYDPDDAVDSHERAFAEIADGNEAVDVIGVSMGGLIAQELARRRPDLVDRLVLANSTARIADDAESTVREFERHAREHDWASIRSGLAAVMFSDARAITYPPTIQTVGRFLQPRPAEPADVWRSLEFAHEFDSRDRLEEIDRPTLVFGGGRDPIFPPPLTREIAVRIPDGTVTLAPGSKHAAFHERKLTFDSRVRSFLER